One window from the genome of Bubalus kerabau isolate K-KA32 ecotype Philippines breed swamp buffalo chromosome 17, PCC_UOA_SB_1v2, whole genome shotgun sequence encodes:
- the DPEP1 gene encoding dipeptidase 1, which yields MWTGWWLGPLVAICTADQFRDNAVRLMQSTPVIDGHNDLPWQLLKKFNNQLQDPRANLTSLNGTHTNIPKLKAGFVGAQFWSAYTPCDTQNKDSVKRTLEQIDVIQRMCQLYPETFLCVTDSAGIQQAFQEGKVASLVGVEGGHSIDSSLGVLRALYHLGMRYLTLTHSCNTPWADNWLVDTGEDEAQSQGLSSFGQSVVKEMNRLGVIIDLAHVSVATMEAALQLSKAPVIFSHSSAYSVCRHRRNVPDHVLQLVKQTGSLVMVNFYNDYVSCKAEANLSQVADHLDYIKKVAGAGAVGFGGDYDGVSRLPSGLEDVSKYPDLVAELLRRQWTEEEVKGALAGNLLRVFKAVEQASDHKQAPGEEPIPLGQLEASCRTNYGYSGAPSLHLQPGTLLASLVTLLLSLCLL from the exons ATGTGGACCGGCTGGTGGCTCGGGCCCCTGGTGGCCATCTGCACTGCAGACCAGTTCCGGGACAATGCGGTGAGACTCATGCAGAGCACGCCTGTCATTGACGG GCACAATGACCTGCCCTGGCAGCTGCTGAAGAAGTTCAACAATCAGCTTCAGGACCCAAGGGCCAACCTGACCAGCCTGAACGGCACGCACACCAACATCCCCAAGCTGAAGGCTGGCTTTGTGGGGGCCCAG TTCTGGTCTGCGTACACGCCCTGCGACACCCAGAATAAGGATTCGGTGAAGCGGACGCTGGAGCAGATTGACGTCATCCAGCGCATGTGCCAGCTCTACCCCGAGACTTTCCTGTGTGTCACGGACAGCGCAG gcatcCAGCAGGCCTTCCAGGAGGGGAAGGTGGCCAGTCTGGTTGGCGTGGAGGGCGGCCACTCCATCGACAGCAGTCTGGGTGTCCTGCGGGCGCTCTACCACCTGGGCATGCGCTACCTGACTCTCACCCACAGCTGTAACACGCCCTG GGCCGACAACTGGCTGGTGGACACGGGAGAGGATGAAGCCCAGAGCCAAGGCCTGTCATCCTTCGGGCAG AGCGTCGTGAAGGAGATGAACCGTCTGGGCGTCATCATCGACTTGGCCCACGTGTCCGTGGCCACCATGGAGGCCGCTCTGCAGCTGTCCAAGGCCCCAGTCATCTTCAGCCACTCCTCGGCATACAGCGTGTGCCGCCACCGGCGCAACGTGCCCGACCACGTGCTGCAGCTGGTG AAGCAGACTGGCAGCCTGGTAATGGTGAACTTCTACAATGACTACGTTTCCTGCAAAGCGGAGGCCAACTTGTCCCAAGTGGCAG ACCACCTGGACTACATCAAGAAGGTTGCGGGAGCTGGAGCAGTGGGCTTTGGTGGGGACTACGATGGTGTGTCCAG GCTCCCCTCCGGGCTAGAGGACGTGTCCAAGTATCCAGACCTGGTCGCTGAGCTGCTCAGGAGACAGTGGACGGAGGAGGAGGTCAAGGGTGCCCTGGCTGGAAACCTACTAAGGGTCTTCAAGGCAGTGGAGCAG GCTAGCGATCACAAGCAGGCTCCTGGAGAGGAGCCCATCCCACTGGGCCAGCTGGAGGCTTCCTGCAGGACCAACTACGGCTACTCAGGGGCCCCCAGCCTCCACCTCCAGCCAGGGACCCTGCTGGCCTCCCTTGTGACCCTCCTCCTCAGCCTGTGTCTTCTCTGA